A genomic window from Silene latifolia isolate original U9 population chromosome Y, ASM4854445v1, whole genome shotgun sequence includes:
- the LOC141629203 gene encoding uncharacterized protein LOC141629203, with product MRFGKRGKLSQNFISPYEILDIVGEVAYRLALPPALDRVHNVFHVSQLRKYISGPSHVLEAEMIELDDALEYVETPKEILDRKVRKTRHGETTLVNILWSNHLVEEATWEAEENMKERYPHLFEQE from the coding sequence ATGAGATTTGGAAAAAGGGGCAAGTTGAGCCAAAATTTCATTAGCCCCTATGAAATCTTGGATATAGtcggggaagtggcttatcgccTAGCACTTCCACCGGCCTTGGACCGAGTTCACAATGTATTCCATGTGTCTCAATTGCGCAAGTACATAAGTGGTCCCTCTCACGTGCTAGAAGCGGAGATGATTGAACTTGATGATGCCCTAGAGTATGTGGAAACACCCAAAgaaatcctagaccgaaaagttaggaAGACAAGACATGGTGAGACAACCTTGGTGAATATATTGTGGTCCAACCATCTTGTGGAGGAAGCCACTTGGGAGGCCGAGGAGAACATGAAGGAGCGATACCCTCACCTCTTCGAGCAGGAATAA